The following coding sequences lie in one Rutidosis leptorrhynchoides isolate AG116_Rl617_1_P2 chromosome 4, CSIRO_AGI_Rlap_v1, whole genome shotgun sequence genomic window:
- the LOC139844528 gene encoding sphinganine C4-monooxygenase 1-like, giving the protein MEINISDEFLGTVAPLVVYWLYSGFYMLFGSQEKYRLHSKKDEDEKNLVSKKAVVKGVLLQQAIQAVVAIILFTVTGSDENAASNVNHSIFSLGRQFFTAMVVLDTWQYFMHRYMHQNKFMYRHIHSQHHKLIVPYAFGALYNHPLEGLLLDTIGGALAFLLSGMSPRASIFFFSFATIKTVDDHCGLWLPGNLFHIFFQNNSAYHDVHHQLYGTKYNYSQPFFVVWDRILGTYMPFSLEKKESGGFEVRPVKAVKDN; this is encoded by the exons atggaGATTAATATATCGGATGAATTTTTGGGAACGGTGGCTCCGTTAGTGGTGTATTGGTTATATTCTGGATTTTATATGTTGTTTGGATCGCAAGAGAAGTATCGATTGCATTCCAAAAAAGATGAAGATGAAAAGAATTTAGTTTCTAAAAAAGCTGTTGTCAAAGGTGTTCTTCTTCAACAAGCTATTCAAGCTGTTGTCGCTATTATCCTTTTCACT GTTACCGGAAGCGATGAAAATGCTGCCAGCAATGTAAATCATTCTATATTCAGCCTCGGCAGACAATTCTTTACTGCTATGGTCGTTTTAGACACATGGCAGTATTTTATGCATCGTTACATGCATCAAAACAAGTTCATGTACCGCCACATCCATTCACAACATCACAAACTAATTGTCCCTTATGCTTTTGGAGCTCTTTACAACCATCCATTAGAGGGGCTTCTTTTGGACACGATTGGTGGGGCCCTTGCTTTCCTGTTATCAGGCATGTCTCCTCGAGCCTCTATCTTCTTTTTCTCATTTGCTACCATCAAAACCGTTGATGATCATTGTGGATTATGGCTTCCTGGGAATCTTTTTCATATCTTTTTTCAAAACAATTCTGCTTATCATGATGTACATCACCAGCTTTATGGTACCAAATACAATTACTCGCAGCCATTTTTTGTTGTTTGGGATAGAATTCTTGGGACCTATATGCCGTTTTCACTTGAAAAGAAAGAGAGTGGTGGGTTTGAAGTAAGACCGGTAAAAGCTGTCAAGGATAATTGA
- the LOC139844526 gene encoding protein PHYTOCHROME KINASE SUBSTRATE 2-like: MITSNASFSYSNEHTSEERFALKLTKKNVEDDEIGIFGAEKYFKGVIDEELIRTSKVVHNRSNQPQEPCPPPKPKTPSSVRSESSWNSRRGLLISNNNNDRGKKTSVKSLLTSLGFNCNDKASVEINDKKVHVKEPMKQPVKGGDLVQTTKALSSKRVDEDVQAKKFEVDEMNFTFPVLNSSMMEVEQDRKKSFSLERKLNMLKWDGVTPKAENIDLSRNGGQNDTGSDASSDLFEIESFSTNENNMFLAHQAMENNGYAPSEVSVDWSVATASVADFSTADDLMTSRTVKGVGMLLGCKSHKAVRVSGDEYHGEKAAVMMGPAKREWCRRLDSVTPLAKIQADNKLIGVASDLYRGQNRFSTTHSIHGTHSMHASHHLCMSQKPSSISH, translated from the coding sequence atgattacatctaatgCCTCATTTTCCTACTCAAATGAGCACACTAGCGAAGAGCGTTTTGCGCTTAAACTAACGAAAAAGAACGTTGAAGATGATGAAATCGGGATTTTTGGAGCTGAAAAGTACTTTAAAGGAGTAATAGATGAGGAACTTATAAGAACTTCAAAGGTTGTTCATAATCGTTCAAACCAACCACAAGAACCATGTCCGCCACCTAAGCCAAAAACCCCGTCAAGTGTTCGTTCTGAATCGAGTTGGAACAGCAGAAGAGGGTTATTGATTAGTAACAACAACAATGATCGTGGAAAGAAAACGAGTGTCAAAAGCTTGTTAACCAGTCTTGGTTTCAATTGCAATGACAAAGCTTCGGTTGAGATCAACGACAAGAAAGTGCACGTTAAAGAACCAATGAAACAGCCCGTGAAAGGTGGTGATTTGGTTCAAACAACAAAGGCATTATCAAGCAAACGGGTCGATGAAGATGTTCAAGCGAAGAAATTTGAGGTGGATGAGATGAACTTCACTTTCCCAGTGTTGAATTCGTCGATGATGGAAGTTGAACAAGATCGGAAAAAGTCATTTAGCCTTGAGAGGAAACTAAACATGTTGAAATGGGACGGAGTGACTCCAAAAGCCGAAAATATAGATCTTTCTAGAAACGGGGGACAGAACGATACGGGAAGCGATGCGAGCTCGGATTTATTCGAGATCGAAAGCTTCTCGACTAACGAGAATAACATGTTTCTTGCTCACCAAGCTATGGAGAATAACGGGTATGCCCCGAGTGAGGTTAGCGTTGATTGGAGTGTCGCAACCGCCAGCGTGGCGGATTTCTCAACTGCCGATGATTTGATGACATCACGAACGGTTAAAGGTGTTGGGATGCTTTTGGGGTGTAAGAGTCATAAAGCAGTGAGAGTTTCGGGTGATGAATATCATGGTGAGAAGGCGGCGGTTATGATGGGTCCCGCCAAGCGGGAATGGTGCCGACGGTTGGACTCAGTCACACCGTTGGCAAAAATACAAGCTGACAACAAGTTGATAGGCGTGGCGTCTGATTTATACAGAGGACAAAACAGATTTAGCACCACGCATTCTATTCACGGGACACATTCTATGCATGCATCCCACCACTTGTGCATGTCTCAAAAACCAAGTAGCAtaagtcattaa